In Paenibacillus hexagrammi, the following are encoded in one genomic region:
- a CDS encoding glycoside hydrolase family 43 protein yields MKIQNPVLRGFNPDPSFLRVGDDYYLATSTFEWFPGVQIHHSKDLVNWQLLTHPLTRMSQLNLIGCPNSGGVWAPCLSHDGQQFYLLYSNVKCLTGVYKDTPNYVITAQDIHGPWSEPVYVNSSGFDPSLFHDDDGRKWLLNMVWDHRKGRNRFHGINLQEYCADQRRLIGPVTTIFKGTSLGGTEGPHLYKKDGFYYLMVAEGGTSYNHAVTVARSRNLTGPYEVDPCNPVLTSKGKSHLRLQKAGHASLVETQTGEWYIAHLCARPVNEDGECNLGRETAIQRCEWNEEGWLRVVDSTMSPQEEVEPPNLPSHAFPEVPFLDHFDETQLSVHFSTLRDPAHPDWLSLTERPGWLRIRGRESLNSLHRQSMVARRLQSFKAEVETCLEFTPDHFQQMAGLIAYYNTENHYYLHLTHEESKGPVLQLISSMRGKYNELLEEPITLADTMRVWLKVHFNESYLQFYYSMDGSEWNLIGPVLDAAKLSDEYATISQDGYFRSWGFTGTFVGMCVQDLSGQLKAADFDYFSYREWK; encoded by the coding sequence ATGAAAATTCAAAACCCCGTACTAAGAGGGTTTAATCCTGACCCCTCTTTCTTAAGAGTTGGAGATGACTATTACCTTGCCACTTCCACATTTGAATGGTTTCCAGGCGTACAAATTCACCATTCCAAGGATCTTGTAAACTGGCAGTTGCTTACACATCCTCTCACTCGCATGAGTCAACTCAATTTGATCGGTTGTCCGAATTCCGGTGGAGTCTGGGCGCCTTGTTTAAGCCATGATGGTCAACAGTTTTACTTACTATATTCCAATGTAAAGTGCCTTACAGGCGTTTACAAAGATACACCTAACTATGTAATTACAGCTCAAGATATACATGGGCCCTGGTCTGAGCCTGTATATGTAAACAGCAGCGGGTTCGATCCATCGTTGTTTCACGATGACGACGGGAGAAAGTGGTTGCTTAATATGGTTTGGGATCATAGAAAAGGCCGAAACCGATTCCATGGCATTAACCTTCAAGAATATTGTGCCGATCAGCGAAGACTAATAGGGCCTGTTACAACGATTTTCAAAGGAACGAGTTTGGGAGGAACGGAAGGACCTCATTTGTATAAAAAGGATGGGTTCTATTATCTCATGGTTGCGGAAGGGGGAACCAGCTACAATCATGCAGTTACGGTTGCACGTTCTAGGAATCTGACGGGTCCCTATGAAGTTGATCCATGCAATCCCGTTCTTACTTCCAAAGGAAAATCGCACCTGCGATTGCAAAAAGCCGGTCATGCGAGTCTTGTTGAAACACAGACGGGTGAATGGTATATAGCTCATTTGTGTGCGAGACCGGTTAATGAAGATGGAGAATGCAACTTGGGACGTGAAACTGCCATTCAGCGCTGTGAGTGGAATGAAGAGGGATGGTTGCGTGTTGTAGACAGTACCATGAGTCCGCAGGAAGAAGTGGAACCCCCTAATCTGCCTTCCCATGCATTTCCTGAAGTGCCGTTCTTGGATCATTTTGATGAAACGCAGCTTTCCGTTCATTTCAGCACGTTAAGGGATCCCGCGCACCCGGATTGGTTGTCGTTAACTGAAAGACCTGGCTGGCTACGTATCAGGGGGAGGGAATCGCTGAATTCCTTACACCGTCAGAGCATGGTGGCTAGACGGCTTCAATCGTTTAAAGCGGAGGTTGAAACATGTTTGGAGTTTACACCGGATCATTTTCAACAAATGGCTGGCTTAATTGCTTACTACAACACCGAGAATCATTATTATCTGCATCTCACTCACGAAGAAAGCAAAGGTCCTGTATTGCAGCTGATCAGTTCCATGCGTGGGAAGTATAACGAATTGCTGGAGGAACCCATTACTCTTGCTGACACGATGCGTGTATGGCTAAAAGTCCATTTTAATGAAAGTTATCTGCAATTTTATTATTCAATGGATGGCAGTGAGTGGAACCTGATAGGGCCAGTTTTGGATGCTGCCAAGCTATCTGATGAGTATGCCACCATTTCTCAAGACGGGTATTTCAGATCTTGGGGATTTACAGGCACATTTGTCGGGATGTGTGTTCAAGATCTATCTGGACAGCTTAAGGCGGCTGATTTTGATTATTTCTCCTATAGGGAGTGGAAATAG
- a CDS encoding pectinesterase family protein has protein sequence MKQSMWMMIVLLLASYLPGIPLFDKSNLVNASSYASSMYTPTDLRMAPASNTDASVVLVWEKPLYYSNIVRYNIYNLDGTLVGSTDKTFYKVLGLNPETSYGYLVRAQDANGNESLDSNTIQITTKRTGKRFNVKDYGAVGDGSTLDTAAIQSAIDAVTPGDTLYFPAGSYVTGGIFLHSNMTVYVDAGAAIMPSTKKADFMPFVLQRHSLEEPEAYQSLINAGVLDHTNYGYSVENIAILGPGTIGDEENGLLLREEYDKDVDEVGHSYGGGHLIGLSNAHNVYLDGLRIRNGMMWTIVPVYSKDITAYNLDVNTSQHNGDGFDPNSSESVYILNSTFQTGDDSSAIKSGINEEGRQIGRPSRFIYYRGDTFSGGHGGIVIGSEMSGGVSDVYAEDCNLIPVDVSSNAASPGFKVKTSTSRGGYIKNIQVRDSLINKIDLNSNYDKLDVPDIYPPDMSNFRFINLVNNDTAGTAADNVISLTGAPSTPTSDNTLKNVQFINVAFTKAILTNTENIFFKDSRLTQGINLTKSSNIVQDGEVVYDKSFPVNEDFSDYQVGDSPGGYWTPSTTNSNLGSIDIVSDGASGPNSMYLNDRGAGYVTAQRSFAPQTGTTSVEVSMKFLTPQNVSNGVPTGTYATKVTGNNRVFQLLSSNGKIVLWLNTENSGALSYVINGQTSQTIIPLIPLDTWFSLKTVVDYNNKLVDVYYNGNKVLSGQPFYDSTLATPDISTFKSVGPNNNTTVASQVMLDDLKVHSDSAEDTGYGIVIQPSNGKSSITEKGGSLSFSAAKTTGGASSVTWAVYNTDLTPTSHAAIDANGVLTAKQDGQVLVTASMNDGSAILGMYPVTITGQESVIGFKPLQVTTAVGAAPILPAQVPVMLDNGSVDYAPVIWDFMDSSKFAQPGTVTIYGTVTGYAQRAAITVHVTSVVINSYLPVIVKTTAGAAPQLPNQVKAVLNNLTTQSLPVVWDDISPGLYAHTNVSGFKVTGTVQGAELPVTAYISVLPDVASGAKQFILVAADGSGDYRTIQEAIHAVPDQNDGRAVIFVKNGLYYEKVLIPESKPYISMIGESEDGVILTYDDSPKKTSANGSSLGLGTYTDYTLMIKGHDFYGKNLTIRNTSGSGSGQSVALDIYADKVMFENSRITAYQDTLLTRNLTDNADPLNYANNTTIQSYRSYFKDCYISGSVDFIFGPGIAVFDHTELRSRLTGHVTAASTPLGQKFGYVFLDSKVTGEPLINGKNGVDLGRPWRPYAKTVYLNSYIGAHIAATGWNNFGNASNERTAYYGEYNSYGPGANPTARLSWTHQLTSEEASDYTLANIFSKSSTINGTDDWDPEAITSIPSIQTTTPLGTAPLLPSVVDAVYANGTTTQVSVVWDPIAPEQYAQNGTFTVTGSVYGSSLNATALVTVRAGSVLTGPQRVNAGQSLELVYGFSGVTQSVYGMDLTFTYPSEHMQFVSAESLVDGVSVIHHVTTPGQVRILIASSSPDQSLTGSLSRILQLQFMIDSSAQATTSTINLSKVWVSDGSGNEIAVDGTSYEVAVEAFEAADMTTLITKLNEANSRAAAATIGTYWGQYTQDAVNRLHDAITKALAVKNDTSSAQSAVDQEVQSLSAAIQAFDASMNTNAGVIDLQIIDQHYGVTSTSNDWSSVKRYDLNQDHQLNIVDLVLMARKIVISRS, from the coding sequence ATGAAGCAAAGTATGTGGATGATGATCGTGTTACTCCTTGCTTCCTACTTGCCGGGGATACCGCTATTTGACAAATCTAATTTAGTAAACGCTTCCAGTTATGCTTCGAGCATGTATACACCAACTGATTTGCGAATGGCACCAGCGTCGAATACAGATGCGTCGGTGGTCTTGGTGTGGGAAAAGCCTTTGTATTACTCCAATATTGTTAGATATAACATCTACAATCTGGATGGGACACTAGTCGGTTCAACGGATAAGACTTTTTACAAGGTACTTGGATTGAACCCGGAAACAAGCTATGGCTATTTGGTTCGGGCACAAGATGCGAATGGCAATGAATCCTTGGATAGCAACACCATTCAAATTACGACGAAAAGAACGGGCAAGCGCTTCAATGTTAAGGATTACGGAGCTGTAGGCGATGGAAGCACCTTGGATACTGCGGCGATTCAGTCCGCTATTGATGCAGTCACACCAGGCGATACATTGTATTTTCCTGCTGGTTCCTATGTAACTGGCGGCATATTCTTGCACAGTAATATGACCGTTTATGTGGATGCAGGCGCTGCAATCATGCCGAGTACTAAGAAAGCCGATTTCATGCCTTTCGTTTTGCAGAGACATAGTCTTGAAGAACCGGAGGCCTATCAGAGTCTCATCAATGCAGGTGTTCTAGATCACACGAATTATGGCTACTCAGTTGAGAACATTGCGATTCTGGGACCGGGGACGATTGGTGATGAAGAGAATGGTTTATTACTGCGTGAGGAGTATGACAAGGATGTTGATGAGGTAGGGCATTCCTATGGCGGCGGTCACTTGATTGGTTTGAGTAACGCTCATAACGTTTATTTGGATGGATTGCGAATCCGTAACGGTATGATGTGGACCATTGTTCCTGTGTATAGCAAAGACATTACAGCATACAATCTGGATGTGAATACCTCCCAGCACAACGGCGATGGATTTGATCCCAACTCTTCCGAGAGCGTTTACATTCTGAATTCTACCTTTCAAACCGGAGATGACAGCAGTGCCATTAAATCCGGGATTAATGAAGAGGGGCGTCAAATCGGCAGACCTTCCCGGTTTATTTACTACCGTGGAGATACGTTCAGCGGCGGTCATGGCGGTATTGTAATCGGCAGCGAAATGTCAGGGGGCGTCAGCGACGTCTATGCGGAGGATTGCAATCTGATTCCGGTGGATGTCTCATCCAATGCGGCTTCGCCGGGCTTTAAAGTGAAAACGAGCACCTCCAGGGGCGGTTACATTAAAAATATTCAAGTTCGAGATTCTCTGATTAACAAAATCGATCTGAATTCCAATTATGACAAATTGGATGTACCGGATATTTATCCGCCGGATATGAGCAACTTCCGATTTATAAATCTTGTTAATAATGATACAGCGGGTACGGCAGCAGATAACGTAATCTCGTTAACAGGGGCACCTTCTACGCCTACATCGGATAATACATTGAAAAACGTACAGTTTATCAATGTTGCGTTTACAAAAGCGATATTGACGAATACAGAAAATATCTTTTTCAAGGACAGCAGATTGACGCAAGGAATCAACTTGACGAAGAGCAGCAACATTGTCCAAGACGGAGAAGTTGTATATGACAAGTCATTCCCCGTGAATGAGGACTTCTCGGATTATCAAGTTGGGGATTCGCCAGGAGGATATTGGACGCCTTCTACTACGAACAGTAATCTAGGTTCTATAGATATTGTTTCGGATGGTGCATCCGGTCCAAACAGCATGTATTTAAATGATCGTGGAGCAGGTTATGTAACGGCTCAGCGCAGCTTTGCCCCACAAACAGGAACGACATCGGTAGAGGTCAGCATGAAATTTCTAACCCCGCAGAATGTAAGTAATGGCGTACCAACGGGAACCTACGCGACCAAGGTTACCGGAAATAATAGGGTGTTCCAATTGCTTTCTTCTAACGGCAAGATCGTCCTTTGGTTGAATACGGAAAACTCGGGTGCGTTGTCTTATGTCATTAATGGCCAAACCTCTCAAACGATTATTCCGTTGATTCCACTTGATACCTGGTTCTCACTAAAAACGGTAGTGGACTATAATAACAAGCTTGTTGATGTTTACTACAACGGTAATAAAGTACTGAGCGGTCAGCCTTTCTATGATTCAACATTGGCAACTCCGGATATTAGTACGTTCAAATCGGTTGGCCCTAATAATAATACAACTGTGGCCTCACAAGTTATGCTCGATGACTTGAAGGTTCACAGCGATTCAGCTGAGGATACGGGCTACGGAATTGTCATTCAACCATCTAATGGGAAAAGCAGCATTACCGAGAAGGGTGGCAGCTTGAGCTTCAGCGCTGCTAAAACGACCGGCGGGGCTTCGAGCGTTACCTGGGCTGTATACAACACCGACCTGACACCTACATCTCATGCAGCAATCGATGCAAATGGCGTGCTTACGGCAAAACAGGACGGCCAAGTACTTGTAACGGCATCCATGAATGATGGAAGCGCCATATTAGGGATGTATCCGGTTACGATAACAGGGCAAGAATCGGTCATTGGATTTAAACCCTTACAGGTGACAACTGCTGTAGGCGCAGCACCGATTCTTCCTGCGCAAGTTCCGGTCATGTTGGACAATGGGTCTGTTGATTACGCACCGGTGATCTGGGATTTCATGGATTCCTCCAAGTTCGCACAACCGGGAACGGTCACCATTTATGGAACGGTAACAGGATATGCTCAACGGGCTGCCATTACTGTCCATGTAACGTCCGTAGTCATAAATAGCTACTTGCCTGTAATCGTGAAAACAACGGCGGGTGCAGCTCCACAACTTCCTAATCAGGTTAAAGCCGTTCTGAATAATCTTACAACACAGTCTCTTCCCGTTGTTTGGGACGATATTTCGCCTGGATTATATGCTCATACAAATGTGAGCGGATTCAAAGTAACGGGAACAGTACAAGGAGCGGAGCTCCCAGTTACCGCTTATATCTCTGTCCTTCCTGATGTAGCGTCTGGGGCTAAGCAGTTCATACTGGTAGCTGCCGATGGAAGCGGTGACTATAGAACCATTCAAGAGGCCATACATGCAGTTCCGGATCAAAATGACGGAAGAGCCGTTATTTTTGTGAAAAATGGTCTCTATTACGAGAAGGTCCTTATTCCAGAAAGTAAGCCTTATATTTCTATGATTGGTGAAAGTGAAGACGGTGTGATCCTGACTTACGATGATAGTCCCAAGAAAACGTCTGCAAATGGATCTTCGCTTGGGCTGGGCACATATACAGACTATACGTTGATGATTAAGGGTCATGATTTTTATGGGAAGAACCTAACGATTAGAAATACGTCAGGGTCTGGCTCCGGGCAGTCCGTAGCGCTCGATATCTACGCGGATAAAGTCATGTTCGAGAACAGCAGAATCACTGCGTATCAGGATACATTACTGACTCGTAACCTAACAGATAACGCAGATCCTCTGAATTACGCAAACAATACGACGATTCAATCCTATCGTTCCTATTTTAAAGATTGCTATATCTCCGGCTCTGTTGATTTTATTTTCGGACCTGGGATTGCGGTGTTTGATCATACGGAGCTTCGTTCAAGACTAACGGGTCATGTAACGGCGGCATCCACTCCGCTGGGGCAAAAGTTCGGGTATGTATTCCTCGATAGCAAAGTGACAGGAGAACCGTTGATAAACGGAAAAAATGGCGTGGATTTGGGCCGTCCGTGGAGACCTTACGCGAAAACCGTATACTTGAACTCGTATATCGGCGCTCACATCGCTGCCACGGGATGGAACAATTTTGGTAATGCAAGTAATGAAAGAACGGCCTATTACGGGGAGTACAACAGCTATGGTCCCGGTGCCAATCCGACTGCGCGTCTTTCTTGGACTCACCAGTTAACAAGCGAAGAGGCAAGCGACTATACACTTGCTAATATTTTTAGCAAGTCAAGTACGATCAATGGAACTGACGATTGGGATCCTGAAGCCATTACATCTATTCCAAGCATCCAAACGACTACACCGCTGGGAACTGCACCCCTGTTGCCGTCTGTGGTAGACGCTGTTTATGCAAATGGAACGACTACACAGGTTTCGGTTGTATGGGATCCAATTGCACCTGAGCAGTATGCCCAAAATGGTACTTTTACCGTTACAGGCTCCGTGTATGGATCAAGTCTGAACGCAACAGCATTAGTTACGGTTCGTGCAGGTAGTGTTCTAACTGGACCGCAGCGTGTAAATGCGGGACAGTCGCTCGAGCTGGTATATGGTTTCTCAGGTGTAACTCAGAGCGTATACGGGATGGATCTAACATTCACCTACCCGAGTGAGCACATGCAGTTTGTCTCGGCAGAATCCTTAGTTGATGGCGTATCGGTCATTCATCATGTCACAACACCAGGTCAAGTGAGAATCCTCATTGCGAGTTCTTCACCTGATCAATCACTAACAGGAAGTCTGAGTCGAATTCTGCAGCTCCAATTCATGATCGATAGCTCGGCACAAGCAACGACAAGTACCATCAACTTGAGCAAAGTATGGGTAAGCGATGGCAGCGGCAACGAAATTGCGGTAGACGGAACTTCTTATGAGGTTGCTGTGGAAGCTTTCGAAGCTGCTGATATGACCACATTGATTACTAAGCTGAACGAAGCCAATTCACGAGCTGCTGCTGCCACCATTGGAACCTACTGGGGACAATATACGCAAGATGCAGTGAATCGTCTACATGATGCCATTACAAAAGCGCTTGCAGTAAAAAACGATACATCATCGGCACAATCAGCTGTTGATCAAGAGGTGCAAAGCTTGTCGGCAGCCATTCAAGCTTTTGACGCTTCCATGAACACGAACGCTGGTGTCATTGACCTTCAAATCATCGACCAGCATTATGGGGTGACATCAACGTCAAATGACTGGTCATCCGTCAAGAGATACGATCTCAATCAAGATCATCAGTTAAATATCGTTGATTTAGTTCTAATGGCACGCAAGATTGTGATTAGCCGAAGTTAA